ATTGTCGTTCGATGCACGAACATTGCCCTTAAGATCAGTGTTGCCATTGATCTCGGCGACGAGTGCGTCAAGGGTCTTGGCAGCGTAGATTGCAGTAGGAACAGCCTGATCCGCGAGACCAGCCAGTGCAACGTCTCCGCCGACGGCAATTTCGACATCGGCGTTGTCTGCTGTCAGCGTGAACGCACCGGTGTCTGCATCAAGAGACGCGGTAACATCAAGATCAGTTTCGCCGTTAATGCCTGCAATCAGGTCAGCCAAGGTGTCAGAGGTTGCTGTGCCGACAGTAAAGGTATGGGTCTCAGTGCCGTCACTTACGGTGAATTCGTCGCCATCAGCGAAGCCCAAGGTGTCGAGGGTCTCGGTGCCATCGTACCCGACAGCCGTCGTCGCAGTGGAAACAGGAGTCGCGGTGTTGGTCTGCGAAGTCAGGTTGATTTCGACAGCAGTGTCACCGACGGCGCCAGCGTCAAACGAGAGGACGGAAGTGTTGTCCAGGCCTGTAGCTGGCAGGGTGTAGGATGCGGTCTGGAACGACTTGTCCTGACGGGCCTGGCGCAGGGTCGACTGCATCGATTCGAGGGTCTTGGTCATGGCCGAGAGACCATTATCCGCAGCCTTCAGGGTCTGGATACCATTGGCCATGCCGTCGAGCAGGGCGTTCAGATCGCCAGCACGGTTGTTGAGGCCCTTGGCAGTGAACCAGTTGCTTGGGTTGTCGAGAGCCGAGTTCACCTTGTTGCCGGTCGACAGGCGGTTCTGCGTTTCGGCCATCATGTTGGCAGTGGACGAAAGCGAGTTGAGGTTAGCGCGAACGGCTTTCGACAGGGAAATATCAGACATTTGTACTGGTCCTTTTCTAGGAGTACTCAAACAACGATGCCTCTTCCTGAGGCGTGATCACATTCGTCCGGCAGCCTCTAAAGAAGCGTTAAGCGGGGGGTGAAAATTTGGGCAAATTCCAACGGAGAATTTATATCGCCGGAATCCAAAAAGCCCCGGAAATCGGGGCTTTGAAGAGAATGTGATGTGGCGGATTGGTAAGATTCTATTAAGGATCTGGGGCGGCTTGGCGACTAATCAATGGGCTGCGCAGCCGCGTGGCCCGAGCTAGGCGATCAGATCCTTGAGCCTTGCCTGGGACTCCTCAGGGATAGTGCTGGCACCAATCCGGATGATCAACTGTTCCATGGTCTGCGGCGTCGGCGACAGGGCGCCTGCGATCACGGCCGCAGCAAAGGTCGATGTACGATCCTTGCTGGGGGGCGGTTCGGGATTTGGCTGGGCCTGCGCGTCGCGATTGGGGAACTGACCATTATTGCTGGCGCTGGGTGTTTCGGGCGTGGCGGGCGTACTATTGGGCAGCATGGGGCGTTCAGCGGAAATGGGGCGCTGGCGAATGTCTGCTACATTAATGGTACCCGATAAGGCCGCACTGGGCATTACTGGAGTGATCATGACGCTGTCCTTGCATCAACAAAATGCCATTGGACAGCTTTGGGGCCAACCTTCTTGCTTTCGATTACTTTAGTTGATTGAAATTGATTCAAATAAAGTCGAAATTAAAGGGCGCGGTTGACTGCTATGCCGCGTGCTGAACTTGCCGGGTCTGCTGTGATGGTGCCGGCGCGACCATAAGCCTTGGCCTTGTTCTGCTGGCCCACCACTTTGGCGACATCAGTCAGGATATCTTCGGTGACGTTGCGGGCTGTTGCGAGCACGCGCAGGTTCTCGGCCATCTGGGTCGCCAGCGCCTCGTGGCCATGGCGCAAGCGGTCAACTGAATCGGGTGCTTCCTGCTGGAGGCGGGCGGTCTGGCGCTGCACGGAACGAGCGAAGCTGACATAGTCCTGTGCCATCCGGGCCTTTTCGGGCGTGAGTTTGCTGGCGTCGCGCAAATGTCCGGCCCGCAGCAGGGTGGTTTCCTGGTTCATGACATTGACCAAGGCTGCAAGAGCTGACTCGGCCAGTTGGCACAGTTCTCTGGCCGGCATGTTATCGAGGGCGGCGAGACGGGCTGCAGCGGTCATTTGTAGACTCCAGTGGTCGGCATGATCTTGTTCTGATTGTTGGATGCTTCCTGCATGGCGAGCAGGTCGGGCAGGAGTTGTTCGGCAATGCCCAGGCCGCCATTCTGCGACAGGGTGTCGGCCATCTGTTCGGCCTGCATGGACCGCCAGGTCTCTTCGCCGAAGCCGCCGCCCATGGCGCTCTCGTCAGTTTTGAGGCTGGTGAAGAGTTGTTTGGTCAGCGTGTTGAGGAAAACGCCTTCAAATTCCTGGGCCTGCTGCTGCACGCGGGCAATCTGGGCTGGTGTCAGGGTCGAGTGGTCGGATGTGCCGATTGAGTTGATTGTTGGCATCACAGCACCTCAATTTCGGCCTGCAGGGCGCCGGTGGCCTTGATGGCCTGCAGGATGGCGATGAGATCGCGCGGCGAGATGCCCAGCGCATTGAGGCCGTCGACCAATTGCTGCAGCGTCACCGATTCATTGACCACAGCGAGCGCGGTGTCGGAGATGTTGGCGTTCAGCGTTGTGTTGGGTTCCACGGCGGTCTGGCCATTGGCGAAAGGCAGGGGCTGCACCACGTTGGGGTTTTCGGCGATGGTGACTGTCAGGTTGGATTGAGCAACGGCCACGCTGGAGACACGCACATCCTTGCCCATAACGATGATGCCTGAGTTCTCGTCGATGACGATCTTGGCGGTCTGGTCGGTTTCGACCATGAGCTGCTCGATATCGGTCAGCAGGTCGACAATGTTGCCGTTAAAGCCCGGGGGCAGAGTGACGCGCACCGTAGCGGGATCTTCGGGGGTGGCGGTTGGTGCACCAATGAAGTCGTTGACCGCCAGGGCGATGCGGCGTGCGGTGGTCAGGTCTGGATTGCGCAACGCCAGGCGCAGCGAGGTCTGCGAACCAAGATGAAAGTCGATTTCGCGCTCGATCAGGCCGCCATTGGCGATGCGACCTGTGGTCGGGACGCCCGAGACGATGCTGGCCGCGTCACCGCCCGCGCTAAAGCCGTTGATCAGGACCGGACCCTGGGCGATGGCATAGACGTCTCCGTCAGCCGCCAGCAGTGGGGTAACCAGAAGTGTGCCGCCCTGCAGGCTGTTGCTGTCGCCAAGTGCCGCGACCGAAACATCCATGCGTGACCCCTGCGTACCAAAGGCGGGCAGGTTTGCGGTGACCATGACGGCGGCCACATTGGCGGTGCGGACGTTCTCGCCAGCGGTGTTGACGCCGAGGCGCTCGAGCATGGACTGCAGGGACTGCTTGGTGAAGGGGGAGTTGTTGAGGCTGTCGCCAGTGCCATTCAGGCCAACCACGAGGCCGTACCCGACAAGCTGGTTGTCGCGAACGCCCTCGAAATTGACGATGTCCTTGATGCGGGCGGCTGCGGCATAGGCGTCGGCCATCGGCGAGAGGGTCAAGACGGTACATAGTGCCGTGGCAATCAGCTTTTGCAGCAGTGTTCTGGTCATTCTCGTCCCCGTTCCGAGCCGCTCCATCCCCATGGCGCGACATTCGGGAAACTCATTGCGAAAACTGTGCCAGTTTATGTCTGGTTCGGTAAGCTTATGAAATAAAAGGTGTTTTTGTGGCGGTTCGGTGCGGCGTGTGGCGTTGGAAGGGTGCGGTGAGTAATTCTTGCCGGGTTCGTTAAGGACCTGTTAACGGCTGGCGGCAGATTTTGCCGGTACGTGATCGAAATGATTTGAGTCCATCCGTTGCGCATAGACACAGGTAATCGCACCTCCGGCGTCGGTAAAAGTGGTTCAGCGGGCCGCTCGGGATCGCGCACGGACTTTGCTCCGACAGGCGCTGACGGTCCCGCACGCGCTGCCGGCTCAGCACCGGTGGCAGGCATGACCGGCATTGATGCCATTCTGGCGCTGCAGGCGGTAGGTGGACCGCTAGAGGGCAAGAAGAAGGCGCTGCGCCGCGGTCGGTCACTGCTTGATGCGTTGGACGACATCAAGGCTGACTTGCTGATCGGGCAGGTGAGCGCTGAGCGTCTGGACAATCTGGCGACCATGCTGAGCGAAATTCGCGAACGTTCTGATCCGGCGCTTGATGGCGTTCTCGATGAGATCGATCTGCGGGTTCAGGTCGAACTGGCAAAGTTCGGGCGATACCCTTCTGCGTGAGCCGAATTCATCAAAATGTTGTCGATAATGGGCTATTCGGCTGACATGCACGCGCATTCACGTGTTAAGCACCACGTGATTTGAGCGCTTGCGGGGGTGCGCCTGCGCGCATATACAGGCCGCCTATAGGGGGCGCATTGGAGTTGAGTCTGCTGATGTCTTCGATTGCTGAAGTAATTGAATACCGGCCCAGTGACGACGAGCCGTTCATGAACCCGCGCCAGCGGGACTACTTTCGGGCCAAGCTGAACGCGTGGAAGGATGATATCCTTCGCGAAAGCCGTGAAACGCTTGATAACCTTCAGGAAGAGAGCCAGAACCACCCCGACATGGCCGATCGTGCCAGTTCGGAAAGTGACCGGTCTCTCGAATTGCGGACGCGTGATCGTCAGCGCAAGCTGATTTCCAAGATTGATGCTGCGATCAAGCGTATCGACGATGGTAGCTATGGCTATTGCGAGGAGACCGGTGATCCCATCGGCCTGGCTCGCCTTGATGCCCGGCCTATCGCCACGCTGAGCCTTGAAGCCCAGGAAATGCATGAGCGTCGCGAAAAAGTCTATCGCGACGAATAGCATTTAACGAGATTGAAACAGGCCCGCAGCGATGCGGGCCTGTTTCGTTGTGGGAAGGCGACTACACCGCGGCGGCGTCGACCTGCTCACGCTGCTTGATAATGGCCTGCTTGCGTTCGCTATAGCGCGAGGTCAGATAGTTGGCGTTGCCACGATTGAGGATGGTGAATTTGACCAGTTCCTCCATCACATCCACGACCCGATCGTAGAACGAAGACGGCTTCATGCGGTCATCGGCTTCGAATTCCTGCCAGGCCTTGGCGACGGAGGACTGGTTGGGGATGGTGAGCATGCGCATCCAACGACCCAGCAGCCGCATCTGATTGACCGCGTTGAACGATTGCGAGCCGCCGGACACCTGCATCAGTGCTAGGGTTCGTCCCTGAGTGGGCCGAATGGCGCCGCCGGGCAGGGGGATCCAGTCGATCTGGGCCTTCATCACCGCGCTCATGGCGCCATGGCGCTCCGGGCTGGTCCAGACCTGACCTTCGGACCACAACATGAGTTCGCGCAGTTCCTGGACCTTGGGATGGGTGTCAGGGGCGTCATTGGGCAGCGGCAGGCCATTGGCGTGGAACACTTTGACTTCAGCACCAAATGCCTCAAGCAGGCGTTGCGCTTCGAAGGTAAGTAGCCGGCTATAGGAACGTTCGCGCAACGATCCGTAGAGCATGAGGATGCGCGGCTTGTGGCTGGTGATCAGCGTGGCAAGGTTGGCAGGATCGGGGACTTCGAGGGCGTCGTCGATGATGTTGGGGAGATCAGACAAGGCGCTTGCCCTCGGCATCAATAATCACTTCACCATCCTCCTTGGTGAAGGGCCCGATGTCGGGGTTCTCCAGAATATCAAACACGATTTCTGAGGGCCGGCACAGGCGTGTGCCCCTGGGAGTCTCGACGAAGGGGCGATTGATCAGGATTGGCTCTGCCAGCATAGCGTCGATTAACGCGTCGTCCGAGAGGGTGGGTTCTTCCAGGCCCAGTTCGACATAGGGCGTGCCCTTTTGCCGAATGGCCTGACGCACGGTGAGGCCGGCGTCCGCTATCAATTGTTGCAGGCGGTCGCGCGAGGGCGGATTGGTGCGGTAGTCGATCACGACCGGCTCCACGCCAGATTGCCGGATCATGGCCAACGTGTTGCGCGAGGTGCCGCATTCGGGGTTGTGATAGATGGTGACGGTCATCGTGCTGGCCTTTCTTTCTCACCTTCGCCGGCATTGGCATCAAAGGCGGTGCGTGTTCTGTTGGCGAGGGCCACCAGCGAGAGCATGACCGGCACTTCAACAAGCACTCCGACTACGGTGGCCAGAGCGGCCGTCGAGGAAAGTCCGTAAAGGCTGATAGCCACGGCCACAGCCAGTTCAAAAAAGTTGGACGTGCCGATCATGGCGCAAGGGGCAGCGATGCGGTGCGGGATGCGCAGCGCCCAGGCCGCGCCATAAGCGATGGCAAAAATGCCGTACGACTGGATCAGCAAGGGTACGGCGATCAGCGCGATCACCAGCGGCTGCGCCAGAATGACATTGCCCTGGAAGCCAAACAACAGCACGACGGTGGCGAGCAGCCCGACCATCGAGGCGGGCTTGAGCCTGGCGATAAAACCATTGAGACGGGTGGATGAGCCGTCTGCGGCAAGCAGGTAACGACGGGTCAATATGCCTGCTGCCAACGGCACGACGACATAGAGCAGGACTGACAGAATTAGGGTGCCCCAAGGAACCGGAATATCGGTGACACCCAGCAACAGCGCGACAATCGGTGCATAGGCAAACACCATGATGAGATCGTTCACGCTAACCTGGGCGAGGGTGTAGTTGGCATCGCCGCGGGTGAGCTGGGACCAGACAAAGACCATGGCCGTACAGGGAGCCGCCCCCAGCAGGATCAGCCCGGCGATATAG
The DNA window shown above is from Devosia litorisediminis and carries:
- a CDS encoding flagellin, which produces MSDISLSKAVRANLNSLSSTANMMAETQNRLSTGNKVNSALDNPSNWFTAKGLNNRAGDLNALLDGMANGIQTLKAADNGLSAMTKTLESMQSTLRQARQDKSFQTASYTLPATGLDNTSVLSFDAGAVGDTAVEINLTSQTNTATPVSTATTAVGYDGTETLDTLGFADGDEFTVSDGTETHTFTVGTATSDTLADLIAGINGETDLDVTASLDADTGAFTLTADNADVEIAVGGDVALAGLADQAVPTAIYAAKTLDALVAEINGNTDLKGNVRASNDNGKLRIENQSTQVLNVDGVTSSGAIDGSTADSATIAGNTVRAGLADQFNELRDQLDKLADDASFNGINLLRGDNLAITFNETGTSSIDIQTENGETVNSANLGVATTIEAADLDSDTNIDTELGKLKSALNEVRSQASTFGSNLSIVQGRQDFTKSMISTLQDGAGNLTLADMNSEAANLLALQTRQSLASNSLSLASQQDQSVLQLIR
- a CDS encoding flagellar protein FlgN yields the protein MTAAARLAALDNMPARELCQLAESALAALVNVMNQETTLLRAGHLRDASKLTPEKARMAQDYVSFARSVQRQTARLQQEAPDSVDRLRHGHEALATQMAENLRVLATARNVTEDILTDVAKVVGQQNKAKAYGRAGTITADPASSARGIAVNRAL
- a CDS encoding rod-binding protein; this encodes MPTINSIGTSDHSTLTPAQIARVQQQAQEFEGVFLNTLTKQLFTSLKTDESAMGGGFGEETWRSMQAEQMADTLSQNGGLGIAEQLLPDLLAMQEASNNQNKIMPTTGVYK
- a CDS encoding flagellar basal body P-ring protein FlgI is translated as MADAYAAAARIKDIVNFEGVRDNQLVGYGLVVGLNGTGDSLNNSPFTKQSLQSMLERLGVNTAGENVRTANVAAVMVTANLPAFGTQGSRMDVSVAALGDSNSLQGGTLLVTPLLAADGDVYAIAQGPVLINGFSAGGDAASIVSGVPTTGRIANGGLIEREIDFHLGSQTSLRLALRNPDLTTARRIALAVNDFIGAPTATPEDPATVRVTLPPGFNGNIVDLLTDIEQLMVETDQTAKIVIDENSGIIVMGKDVRVSSVAVAQSNLTVTIAENPNVVQPLPFANGQTAVEPNTTLNANISDTALAVVNESVTLQQLVDGLNALGISPRDLIAILQAIKATGALQAEIEVL
- a CDS encoding flagellar assembly protein FliX; amino-acid sequence: MRIDTGNRTSGVGKSGSAGRSGSRTDFAPTGADGPARAAGSAPVAGMTGIDAILALQAVGGPLEGKKKALRRGRSLLDALDDIKADLLIGQVSAERLDNLATMLSEIRERSDPALDGVLDEIDLRVQVELAKFGRYPSA
- the dksA gene encoding RNA polymerase-binding protein DksA, producing MSSIAEVIEYRPSDDEPFMNPRQRDYFRAKLNAWKDDILRESRETLDNLQEESQNHPDMADRASSESDRSLELRTRDRQRKLISKIDAAIKRIDDGSYGYCEETGDPIGLARLDARPIATLSLEAQEMHERREKVYRDE
- the arsH gene encoding arsenical resistance protein ArsH, translating into MPRASALSDLPNIIDDALEVPDPANLATLITSHKPRILMLYGSLRERSYSRLLTFEAQRLLEAFGAEVKVFHANGLPLPNDAPDTHPKVQELRELMLWSEGQVWTSPERHGAMSAVMKAQIDWIPLPGGAIRPTQGRTLALMQVSGGSQSFNAVNQMRLLGRWMRMLTIPNQSSVAKAWQEFEADDRMKPSSFYDRVVDVMEELVKFTILNRGNANYLTSRYSERKQAIIKQREQVDAAAV
- the arsC gene encoding arsenate reductase (glutaredoxin) (This arsenate reductase requires both glutathione and glutaredoxin to convert arsenate to arsenite, after which the efflux transporter formed by ArsA and ArsB can extrude the arsenite from the cell, providing resistance.) translates to MTVTIYHNPECGTSRNTLAMIRQSGVEPVVIDYRTNPPSRDRLQQLIADAGLTVRQAIRQKGTPYVELGLEEPTLSDDALIDAMLAEPILINRPFVETPRGTRLCRPSEIVFDILENPDIGPFTKEDGEVIIDAEGKRLV
- the arsB gene encoding ACR3 family arsenite efflux transporter, with translation MSVFERYLSLWVGLAIIAGIALGQFMPGVFSSLAALEIAQVNLPVAILIWAMVYPMMIAVDVGSLHRIAEQPRGLVVTLVVNWLIKPFSMAVLGVFFFKGVFAAWIPTADAEGYIAGLILLGAAPCTAMVFVWSQLTRGDANYTLAQVSVNDLIMVFAYAPIVALLLGVTDIPVPWGTLILSVLLYVVVPLAAGILTRRYLLAADGSSTRLNGFIARLKPASMVGLLATVVLLFGFQGNVILAQPLVIALIAVPLLIQSYGIFAIAYGAAWALRIPHRIAAPCAMIGTSNFFELAVAVAISLYGLSSTAALATVVGVLVEVPVMLSLVALANRTRTAFDANAGEGEKERPAR